A part of Neoarius graeffei isolate fNeoGra1 chromosome 22, fNeoGra1.pri, whole genome shotgun sequence genomic DNA contains:
- the rpl15 gene encoding 60S ribosomal protein L15 gives MGAYKYMQELWRKKQSDVMRFLLRVRCWQYRQLSALHRAPRPTRPDKARRLGYKAKQGYVIYRIRVRRGGRKRPVPKGATYGKPVHHGVNQLKFARSLQSVAEERAGRHCGGLRVLNSYWVGEDSTYKFFEVILVDTFHKAIRRNPDTQWITKAVHKHREMRGLTSAGKKSRGLGKGHKFHLTIGGSRRAAWRRRNTLQLHRYR, from the exons ATGGGTGCGTACAAGTACATGCAGGAGTTATGGAGGAAGAAGCAGTCAGATGTGATGCGCTTTCTGTTGCGTGTCCGTTGCTGGCAGTACCGTCAGCTCTCCGCCCTGCATCGCGCTCCCAGACCCACCAGACCTGACAAGGCACGAAGACTGGGCTACAAGGCCAAGCAAG GTTACGTCATCTACCGGATTCGCGTGCGCCGTGGTGGCCGCAAACGCCCCGTGCCCAAAGGTGCCACGTACGGCAAGCCCGTGCATCATGGCGTCAACCAGCTGAAGTTTGCTCGCAGCCTGCAGTCCGTCGCCGAG gAGCGTGCTGGGCGTCACTGCGGCGGTCTCCGTGTGCTGAACTCCTACTGGGTGGGCGAAGACTCCACGTACAAATTCTTCGAGGTGATCCTGGTCGACACCTTCCACAAGGCCATCAGACGCAACCCCGACACACAGTGGATCACAAAGGCTGTGCACAAGCACAGGGAAATGCGCGGCCTCACGTCAGCCGGCAAGAAGAGCCGTGGTTTGGGCAAGGGCCACAAGTTCCACCTCACCATCGGTGGTTCTCGCCGTGCGGCCTGGAGGAGACGCAACACTCTACAGCTGCACCGTTACCGCTAA